Proteins encoded by one window of Chrysiogenes arsenatis DSM 11915:
- a CDS encoding sensor histidine kinase, protein MQQRPTSLYLGAVGALAAIVAFNILFFVEAKEQGVFPNLSVFFFANINLLLFIILAFFAFRSYVKLMIERRQGHFGAKFQTRLVLILTALPLIPIILLALFASGIIGNTIEKWMNDQVDRGLEHGLDIARHYYDRLENDVTEKGGYIAANLPSTGLTNLDRLDAYLYAQKSQRGVDYIALLSPTGDQIASSGISPEIIRDAIALPMYPTSYTARGASHVVSVHQKKFPQHAEPFYIVVAIAAPTGLADQVIALQNATIDYRSLKIHRDPLKWGYYLALAFFSLLVLFGSIWSGTYIARRITVPIQELAAATRRVSEGDLNIQVQVKAEDEISTLIESFNRMTQDLRLYKEAMERSNRELLKTNIILEETRLFQEVVLRSISTGVISRNPAGEVTFINTTAARILELEPPSDSATPFPDEWSPQSPLAILLRSIETLRQEGESELKGESVVHSGGKDRTLFFEVIALYAAEEQRYLGEVIVFDDMSAVIRSQRLMAWRDVARKIAHEIRNPLTPIKLSTERLLKKYDALSPEEFKSLLEKSSKTIIQHVDTIRLMVDEFSQYARMPKATLEQGDILLAIQEVLDLYANSHPDIHFEVNVEGDLPLLPFDHEQMRRVFVNLFENGVAAMEGTGWCKTTIIRKKFSLEIHITDSGEGIKESDLAKVFEPYFTTKDGGSGLGLAIVRRIIEDHSGTIIAINSPTGITTFVIELPLASTQ, encoded by the coding sequence TGAACGGCGCCAAGGGCATTTTGGCGCGAAGTTTCAAACCAGATTAGTGCTCATCCTTACCGCTCTTCCGCTCATCCCAATTATACTTTTGGCACTCTTTGCCAGCGGCATTATTGGCAATACCATAGAAAAATGGATGAACGATCAAGTTGACCGTGGACTCGAGCACGGGCTTGATATTGCGAGGCACTATTACGACCGACTGGAAAACGATGTTACCGAAAAAGGTGGCTACATTGCCGCCAATCTCCCTTCGACAGGACTCACCAACCTTGATCGCTTGGACGCCTATTTGTACGCGCAAAAGTCACAACGCGGTGTCGATTACATCGCGCTGCTCTCACCGACAGGCGATCAGATTGCTTCAAGCGGCATATCACCTGAAATCATTCGTGATGCAATCGCGCTCCCAATGTATCCCACCTCGTATACCGCACGCGGCGCAAGCCATGTTGTCAGCGTACATCAAAAAAAATTCCCCCAGCATGCCGAACCTTTTTATATCGTAGTGGCCATTGCAGCACCTACCGGATTGGCTGATCAAGTGATCGCCCTACAGAATGCCACCATTGATTATCGCTCACTGAAAATTCATCGCGATCCACTCAAGTGGGGATATTACCTTGCACTCGCATTTTTCTCGCTCCTCGTCCTATTTGGATCAATTTGGAGTGGAACGTATATAGCGCGCCGCATCACCGTGCCGATACAAGAACTTGCAGCGGCAACGCGACGTGTCAGCGAAGGTGATTTGAACATCCAAGTGCAAGTTAAAGCTGAAGATGAAATTTCGACACTGATTGAATCTTTCAATCGGATGACCCAAGATCTCCGGCTGTATAAAGAAGCCATGGAGCGCTCTAATCGTGAACTGTTAAAAACAAATATCATCCTAGAGGAAACCCGCCTCTTTCAAGAAGTCGTGCTGCGGAGCATTTCGACTGGGGTTATCTCACGCAACCCAGCGGGTGAAGTTACCTTTATCAATACCACCGCAGCACGCATCCTTGAATTAGAGCCACCGTCAGATTCAGCCACTCCGTTCCCTGACGAATGGTCACCACAAAGCCCCCTTGCCATCCTTTTACGCTCCATAGAAACCTTGCGCCAAGAAGGGGAAAGTGAACTGAAAGGTGAATCGGTTGTCCATTCAGGTGGCAAAGATCGCACCCTTTTCTTTGAAGTTATCGCGCTGTATGCAGCAGAAGAACAACGCTACCTTGGTGAAGTTATTGTATTTGACGATATGAGCGCCGTCATCCGCTCCCAACGCCTTATGGCTTGGCGCGATGTCGCCCGCAAGATTGCCCATGAAATTCGCAATCCGCTGACGCCAATTAAGCTGAGTACCGAGCGTTTATTAAAAAAATATGACGCGCTTTCGCCGGAAGAGTTCAAATCATTGCTTGAGAAAAGTAGCAAAACGATTATTCAGCATGTCGATACCATTCGCCTAATGGTCGATGAATTCAGCCAATACGCTCGGATGCCCAAGGCCACACTGGAGCAGGGGGACATTCTCCTTGCGATCCAGGAAGTACTTGACCTCTACGCCAATTCGCATCCCGATATCCATTTTGAGGTAAACGTCGAGGGAGATTTACCACTGCTTCCATTTGACCACGAACAAATGCGCCGTGTATTTGTGAATTTGTTTGAAAACGGTGTCGCGGCAATGGAAGGTACTGGCTGGTGCAAAACAACCATCATACGTAAAAAATTCAGTCTCGAAATACACATTACCGATTCGGGGGAAGGGATCAAAGAAAGTGATTTAGCGAAAGTATTCGAACCTTACTTTACTACCAAAGATGGTGGAAGTGGCTTAGGACTGGCGATTGTGCGCCGAATTATCGAAGACCACTCTGGCACGATTATCGCCATCAACTCCCCGACGGGCATAACCACCTTCGTGATTGAACTTCCCCTCGCCAGCACTCAGTAG
- a CDS encoding BamA/TamA family outer membrane protein: MSRHSIPLFPVALALLGGLFTPSSASPVSTYDIHNPNRGISVSLGAYAPDSKGESDTHGLFQVVYENRDILGTLDELRAELNSERIELRLVNRYNPLFMYTFLEFSADLGEQEQVEYVYGKKRQQEAYGRTQYGIEAGAGIPIGKHANIEVGLGYQRKSYKDAATFPAADPAADADAIVSTAFDRPVNHQVYTASVRAIVGDLAEDMHYHPKTSNRIEAEAVIGQRKNYSTWGPAEAHYTLSGNLKQFIKYTFSWRGYHNYRYSTVGYKVMAGHGQGLDRDTKFRIGGTVLYDENRPYIPGWYQNEIAADSYYLGGLSYAQKVARFENSYIVAFVEGTVLHFRNDHAESGTFFADSTVTGFSLGVSSPFLLASRLMVRLDYSPSADHSEENGAATGILARVDKKF; the protein is encoded by the coding sequence GTGAGTCGTCACTCTATCCCTCTCTTTCCTGTGGCACTAGCGCTCTTGGGCGGGTTGTTTACCCCCTCGTCAGCCTCTCCCGTATCGACCTACGACATACATAACCCGAATCGCGGTATATCCGTCAGTCTTGGCGCGTATGCGCCCGATAGTAAAGGCGAAAGCGATACGCATGGCCTTTTTCAAGTCGTGTATGAAAACAGAGATATTCTGGGTACGCTTGATGAGCTGCGGGCAGAGCTGAACAGCGAACGGATAGAACTTCGACTGGTCAACCGGTATAACCCCCTGTTTATGTACACGTTTCTTGAGTTTTCGGCTGACCTTGGTGAGCAGGAGCAAGTGGAGTATGTGTACGGCAAAAAGCGGCAGCAAGAAGCGTATGGGCGAACCCAATATGGCATTGAGGCGGGAGCAGGCATTCCAATTGGGAAGCATGCCAATATCGAAGTCGGACTTGGGTATCAGCGCAAGAGCTACAAAGATGCGGCGACGTTTCCTGCCGCCGATCCGGCGGCTGATGCTGATGCGATTGTATCAACCGCTTTTGATCGCCCCGTCAATCATCAAGTGTATACCGCTTCGGTTCGTGCCATCGTAGGCGATCTTGCGGAAGACATGCATTACCACCCCAAAACATCCAATCGCATTGAAGCGGAAGCGGTCATTGGTCAGCGGAAAAACTATTCTACATGGGGACCTGCCGAGGCGCATTATACCCTTTCGGGAAACCTGAAACAGTTTATCAAATACACATTCAGCTGGCGTGGGTATCATAATTATCGCTACAGCACCGTGGGGTATAAAGTTATGGCCGGTCATGGGCAAGGGCTTGACCGTGATACAAAGTTCCGTATTGGCGGTACGGTGCTGTATGATGAAAATCGTCCCTATATTCCCGGCTGGTACCAGAATGAGATCGCTGCCGACTCCTACTATCTGGGTGGTCTTTCGTATGCGCAAAAAGTTGCTCGATTTGAAAACTCGTATATTGTTGCTTTTGTTGAAGGGACGGTATTGCACTTTAGGAATGATCATGCAGAGAGCGGCACGTTCTTTGCCGACAGCACGGTTACGGGTTTTTCCCTTGGGGTTTCTTCGCCCTTCTTGCTGGCAAGTCGCCTGATGGTAAGACTTGACTATTCACCAAGTGCGGATCATTCCGAAGAAAATGGCGCAGCGACAGGGATTTTAGCGCGGGTTGATAAAAAATTCTAA
- a CDS encoding ribonuclease HII — protein sequence MSGLMTMATPYWEFDQAVRHARQWSYIAGIDEVGRGPLAGPVCAAAVVLPPACDHPAIRDSKKMTEKKRVEMDAFIRENALGYAIACVDATDIDRINILQATRHAMAQAVAGLVGHIDGLLVDGMDGAFAPQYSSVKVIGGDHCSLSIAAASIIAKVYRDGLMAAFDEQYPEYGFARHKGYGTALHLQAIREYGLSPIHRRSFRIKSQE from the coding sequence ATGTCTGGACTCATGACGATGGCGACGCCCTACTGGGAATTTGATCAGGCTGTGCGTCACGCACGCCAGTGGTCATACATAGCCGGAATTGATGAGGTTGGTCGGGGGCCTCTCGCTGGGCCCGTGTGTGCTGCTGCGGTTGTGCTGCCGCCAGCCTGCGACCACCCGGCTATTCGCGATTCCAAAAAGATGACGGAAAAAAAACGGGTGGAGATGGATGCGTTTATACGAGAAAATGCTTTGGGGTACGCTATCGCCTGTGTTGATGCAACCGACATTGACCGCATAAATATCTTGCAAGCGACGCGGCACGCTATGGCTCAGGCGGTCGCCGGCCTTGTTGGACATATTGATGGACTCCTAGTTGATGGGATGGACGGAGCGTTTGCACCACAGTATTCGTCAGTAAAAGTTATTGGCGGGGATCATTGTTCTTTGTCGATAGCGGCCGCTTCTATCATAGCAAAAGTGTACCGTGACGGTTTGATGGCCGCTTTTGACGAGCAGTATCCCGAATATGGTTTTGCTCGGCATAAAGGGTATGGAACGGCGCTTCACCTGCAGGCGATCCGTGAGTACGGGCTTTCGCCGATTCACCGCCGCTCTTTTCGGATAAAATCGCAGGAATAG
- a CDS encoding TIGR00282 family metallophosphoesterase produces MRIVFFGDIMGRAGRKAVSHLSEDIIEHYQPDIVIANCENSAGGFGVTRKVYDELRFHRIDLFTSGNHIWDKKETADKLDEYPLILRPANYPAGTPGKGMLIFETSSGEKIAVINLIGRVFLGNFDCPFRMADTLLDAIPADVRTIFIDFHAEVTSEKAALFHYLKGRVSAVIGTHTHVQTADERINAGTAFLSDAGMCGGMGGVIGMRYDSVVNRYLYQIPSKFEVELSDIRLHGVFVETDAEGKALRIERIARCLDS; encoded by the coding sequence ATGCGAATAGTTTTTTTTGGCGACATTATGGGGAGAGCCGGGCGCAAAGCGGTATCGCACTTAAGTGAAGACATTATTGAACATTATCAGCCGGATATCGTTATCGCGAATTGTGAAAACAGTGCCGGAGGCTTTGGGGTAACGCGCAAGGTCTATGATGAACTTCGTTTTCACCGTATAGACCTTTTTACAAGTGGCAATCATATCTGGGATAAAAAAGAGACCGCTGACAAGCTGGATGAATATCCACTCATTCTTCGCCCCGCAAATTACCCTGCAGGAACGCCTGGAAAAGGGATGCTGATTTTTGAAACTTCATCAGGGGAAAAAATAGCCGTTATCAATTTGATTGGTCGCGTATTTCTGGGGAATTTTGATTGTCCGTTCCGGATGGCAGATACGCTCCTTGATGCTATTCCCGCCGATGTTCGGACGATATTTATCGATTTTCATGCCGAAGTGACTTCCGAAAAAGCGGCGTTATTTCACTATCTCAAAGGGCGCGTCAGTGCCGTCATTGGCACACACACGCATGTGCAGACCGCTGACGAGCGGATCAATGCGGGGACGGCTTTCTTGAGCGACGCGGGTATGTGTGGCGGAATGGGTGGCGTGATCGGGATGCGCTATGACTCCGTGGTGAATCGTTATCTGTATCAAATCCCTTCAAAGTTTGAAGTTGAGCTCTCCGATATTCGCCTGCACGGGGTGTTCGTTGAAACGGATGCTGAAGGGAAAGCACTCCGTATTGAACGGATTGCGAGATGTCTGGACTCATGA
- a CDS encoding flagellar assembly protein A, giving the protein MSEPTSTMVMTENIAATLNDHAMNFNILPDDLDFTIYEESKPFQTSDGNYAKSWKISITPRPPKSAHRPIMDIRPSSEDPDLFELLVYRTSRFDASDPKLFDYITNEITKLLALRRIVFGIVPAKELRIITTNIMESFATGSIPEKFLAYPIAYGQKIVNGTDSKVSYHFDKYNAVGKETANGGIDYSKKNFTQYVEANKKLLTFHRPTLGQPGISPLGKIAKQYQGQEVEIFPFKTISPKLKLIDRGPTLELYSLKAGNFSIDAQKVADIRDDITVQGGINLGVTGDIYFDKDDRKDVNVSNEGVLTEAVGSGRTVQGEHIKIKGNVSSNATLHGRIVEVEGSIHRTAKLIGDDKVIITMGSGAVESPLVEAKSFQQGAITSDKVTIAGDVINAKIICRSFLGQGTMRNTELIVAGPIVEIAAMSGEENLIIVDPYQVPVTSKLLNKLDEEIKEMENKLIQLTREIKKVATEMQMDKPRVEAAVKSIRNSKAQGTPPLANAARQLQIFQQKKSIFERHNETYKDLSTQFKALKEKKEELLAGSRSTVIKIAKGAGKGSRVRFFGQDHPVMFHLDGSGSVTACPQKKIRISHG; this is encoded by the coding sequence ATGAGTGAACCAACCTCAACGATGGTAATGACCGAAAATATCGCGGCAACACTCAACGATCATGCTATGAATTTCAATATACTGCCTGATGACCTCGATTTTACCATATATGAAGAGAGTAAGCCGTTCCAAACGAGTGATGGCAACTATGCAAAATCATGGAAAATTTCGATTACCCCTCGGCCACCAAAGTCTGCGCATCGCCCCATTATGGACATTCGCCCCAGCAGTGAGGACCCTGATCTTTTCGAACTCCTTGTGTACCGCACGAGTCGATTCGATGCGAGTGACCCGAAACTTTTCGACTACATCACGAATGAAATCACCAAACTATTAGCACTCCGCCGCATTGTTTTTGGCATTGTCCCTGCCAAAGAGCTGCGCATTATTACGACCAACATTATGGAATCTTTTGCGACGGGCTCTATCCCTGAGAAGTTTCTGGCTTATCCCATTGCCTATGGACAAAAAATTGTCAATGGAACTGACTCCAAGGTATCGTACCACTTTGATAAGTATAACGCAGTTGGCAAAGAAACCGCGAATGGTGGCATTGACTATTCTAAAAAAAACTTCACCCAATACGTGGAAGCCAATAAAAAACTTTTAACGTTTCACCGCCCTACGCTGGGGCAGCCCGGCATTTCTCCGTTGGGAAAAATCGCCAAACAATATCAAGGTCAAGAAGTAGAAATATTTCCGTTTAAAACCATTTCACCGAAACTAAAACTGATTGACCGCGGCCCAACGCTTGAACTCTACTCACTGAAGGCAGGAAACTTCTCTATCGATGCCCAAAAAGTAGCCGATATCCGTGATGACATCACGGTGCAGGGCGGCATTAACCTCGGCGTTACTGGTGATATTTACTTCGATAAGGATGATCGTAAAGATGTAAACGTCAGCAACGAAGGGGTCCTCACTGAAGCAGTCGGCTCAGGCCGTACGGTGCAAGGCGAACATATTAAAATCAAAGGGAATGTTTCGTCGAATGCCACGCTGCATGGACGCATTGTTGAAGTGGAAGGGAGCATTCACCGCACAGCGAAATTGATCGGTGACGATAAAGTCATTATTACTATGGGGAGTGGCGCGGTCGAGTCTCCCTTAGTCGAAGCCAAAAGCTTCCAACAGGGTGCTATTACCAGCGACAAAGTTACCATCGCTGGCGATGTCATTAATGCGAAAATTATTTGCCGTTCTTTTCTCGGGCAAGGAACAATGAGGAATACTGAGCTGATTGTGGCAGGTCCGATTGTCGAAATTGCGGCCATGTCGGGCGAAGAAAATCTTATCATCGTCGACCCCTATCAAGTTCCCGTAACCAGTAAATTATTGAATAAACTTGACGAAGAAATCAAAGAAATGGAAAACAAATTGATTCAACTGACGCGTGAAATCAAAAAAGTCGCTACGGAGATGCAGATGGATAAACCACGTGTTGAAGCCGCTGTCAAAAGCATTCGCAACTCCAAAGCTCAAGGGACACCTCCATTAGCCAATGCAGCACGGCAGCTACAAATATTTCAGCAGAAAAAGTCGATTTTCGAGCGCCATAACGAAACCTACAAAGACCTCAGTACGCAGTTCAAAGCATTAAAAGAGAAGAAAGAAGAGTTACTGGCCGGGAGCCGCTCCACGGTCATAAAAATAGCCAAAGGAGCTGGGAAAGGGAGTCGGGTGCGGTTTTTCGGACAAGATCACCCGGTTATGTTTCACCTCGACGGTTCTGGCAGCGTAACCGCTTGTCCGCAGAAAAAAATTCGGATATCGCATGGCTAA
- a CDS encoding UbiX family flavin prenyltransferase produces MKHIAVVITGASGSQLGLRMIDLLQQAGRTVSVVLTMQGATNMLLESGYSPGALATLDAETQWREAARIVHATNLYHPSDYFSPLASGSHAPDGLLVLPASMGYCARVVQGLGSTLAERVFDVCLKEGKSIFLAPRESPLHAIHLENLTKLARLRVKIVPFAPEFYTGIGTLSGQISQYLGRFAALLGVDIPHRKWGDGAGNVPPHTCFVCSSANPVGLQVPFTIDAEALTSHAHLRIGAAYQSYNGFIHGGILSALLDEAMGKIGSMAGYMIVTHDLQITLHQPLQALEPAVLTGKLFPKKWKVAHGEAMITTPEGNVIAEARGRFKIIGTLPLGVG; encoded by the coding sequence ATGAAGCATATCGCAGTAGTGATAACTGGTGCCAGCGGCAGCCAATTAGGGTTGCGGATGATTGACCTTCTCCAGCAGGCTGGGCGCACGGTAAGTGTTGTCTTAACCATGCAAGGCGCTACCAACATGCTTCTTGAAAGTGGGTATTCACCAGGAGCACTCGCAACGCTTGACGCAGAAACACAGTGGCGCGAGGCGGCACGTATCGTTCATGCTACGAACCTTTACCATCCGTCAGATTATTTTTCACCCCTTGCGAGTGGCTCTCATGCTCCTGATGGTTTACTTGTCCTTCCCGCGAGTATGGGGTATTGTGCTCGTGTCGTACAGGGGCTTGGAAGCACATTGGCCGAACGCGTATTTGACGTCTGTCTTAAAGAGGGAAAATCGATATTTCTGGCACCTCGTGAGAGTCCATTACACGCCATTCATTTAGAAAATCTCACCAAACTTGCTCGGCTTCGCGTTAAGATTGTGCCGTTTGCGCCCGAGTTTTACACTGGAATAGGGACGCTTTCGGGGCAAATTTCACAGTATTTAGGGCGTTTTGCCGCACTGTTAGGGGTCGATATTCCCCACCGTAAGTGGGGTGATGGTGCTGGCAACGTGCCACCGCATACCTGTTTTGTGTGCAGTTCGGCGAATCCCGTTGGATTGCAAGTACCGTTTACCATTGATGCCGAAGCGCTTACTTCACATGCTCACTTGCGAATAGGCGCCGCGTATCAGTCTTACAATGGGTTTATTCATGGTGGGATTTTGAGTGCGTTATTGGATGAGGCGATGGGGAAAATAGGTTCGATGGCGGGCTATATGATTGTGACGCATGACTTGCAAATTACGCTGCATCAGCCGCTGCAGGCGTTAGAGCCAGCAGTATTGACGGGCAAGTTATTTCCGAAAAAATGGAAAGTGGCTCATGGGGAGGCGATGATTACGACGCCAGAAGGGAATGTTATTGCGGAGGCTCGCGGCCGTTTTAAGATTATCGGGACGTTACCCCTCGGTGTAGGGTAG
- a CDS encoding acetyl-CoA carboxylase carboxyltransferase subunit alpha produces the protein MIASALEFEKPIVELERKIEELQKFAEKEGLNFGTEVEKLTTRLATLKEEVYRNMNEWQCTQVARHAQRPYTLDYAVNTFTDFVEIHGDRAYADDKSIVGGMCRLNDIPVMLLGHQKGRNTSENIRRNFGMPNPEGYRKALRIMKLAEKFNLPIITLVDTPGAYPGIGAEERGQGEAIARNLIEMAALEVPVITVVTGEGGSGGALALAVANRVLMLQHSIYSVISPEGCAAILWKDGTQGAKAASALKLTAPNLLKHRIIDEIIAEPLGGAHRDRKVVYGNLREALIKHLSDLQQMSKEKLVADRYARFRQIGAFEE, from the coding sequence ATGATAGCCAGTGCGTTAGAGTTTGAAAAACCGATTGTTGAACTCGAAAGAAAGATCGAAGAGCTCCAGAAATTCGCGGAAAAAGAAGGGCTGAATTTCGGCACCGAAGTAGAAAAGCTCACCACTCGACTCGCCACCCTCAAAGAAGAAGTGTACCGCAATATGAACGAATGGCAGTGCACACAAGTAGCACGTCACGCCCAACGACCGTATACGCTTGATTATGCGGTTAATACATTTACTGACTTCGTAGAAATTCATGGCGACAGAGCTTATGCCGACGATAAGTCCATCGTCGGAGGCATGTGTCGCCTGAATGACATCCCAGTTATGCTCCTTGGCCATCAAAAAGGGCGCAATACGTCGGAAAACATCCGCCGCAATTTTGGTATGCCAAATCCCGAGGGATACCGCAAAGCCCTTCGCATCATGAAACTTGCCGAAAAATTCAACCTACCGATTATCACACTGGTCGACACGCCTGGCGCTTATCCTGGCATTGGCGCAGAGGAGCGCGGCCAAGGGGAAGCCATTGCCCGCAACCTGATTGAAATGGCAGCGCTGGAAGTGCCTGTTATTACGGTTGTCACTGGAGAGGGGGGAAGCGGGGGAGCACTCGCGCTTGCAGTCGCTAATCGCGTCCTTATGCTGCAACACTCGATCTACTCCGTTATCAGCCCAGAAGGGTGTGCCGCTATTCTGTGGAAAGATGGAACACAGGGAGCCAAAGCCGCATCTGCGCTTAAACTCACCGCACCGAATCTTCTCAAACACCGTATTATTGATGAAATCATTGCTGAACCGCTCGGAGGGGCTCACCGTGACAGGAAAGTTGTCTATGGAAATTTACGCGAAGCTCTGATAAAACACTTAAGCGATCTGCAGCAGATGTCGAAAGAAAAATTAGTAGCCGACAGATATGCACGCTTCAGACAGATCGGAGCCTTCGAAGAATAA
- a CDS encoding M23 family metallopeptidase → MRQKQPWAFYTPPHQKPKPRKLTAKVVRVLSVTSLGLMLGFGIIWMIQPAAQQSTTAEAPQQTVITKALQAPVSALKPKTPIKTQSEFDLEDDTTLPGTEIPSPEDERIFEATIKRGDTLSSILSSQGLSSREIHGIVQQMRGVFAAHRIRIGNSYVVEKNPDDSLKLFTYHVSNSELFHIERDPAKSEFAVRKETLQYDTLINSAMGVIGSSLSQAFSEKRLGAKLVADLENIFSWQLDFRRDITPGTSFKLVYEEKWIGDQLDGTGTILAAEIVTQRGRFTAFAYTDPNGKFGYYNEKGESIRRMFLKSPVQYTRVSSDFGNRTHPVTGQRHFHGGVDLAAPTGTPVYAVADGIVDYRGYNGNAGNMITLTHSNSYKTQYLHLSGYAPRVRQGARIKQGELIGYVGSTGRSTGPHLDFRIAKGDKYIDPMHIPSHSVDPVPAKYLADFRSQRGTLQAKLNELNVKTADATRR, encoded by the coding sequence ATGCGCCAAAAGCAGCCTTGGGCTTTTTATACACCACCACATCAAAAACCAAAACCAAGGAAGCTTACCGCAAAAGTTGTTAGGGTTCTTTCGGTCACCAGCCTCGGACTCATGCTCGGCTTCGGTATCATCTGGATGATCCAGCCAGCAGCACAACAGTCCACCACAGCGGAAGCCCCTCAGCAGACGGTCATAACCAAAGCACTACAGGCACCCGTCTCCGCGTTAAAACCCAAAACACCTATCAAGACCCAATCTGAATTTGATTTAGAAGATGATACAACACTTCCTGGCACGGAAATCCCCTCCCCCGAAGACGAAAGAATCTTTGAAGCCACCATCAAACGTGGTGACACCCTTTCGTCTATTCTCAGTTCACAAGGGCTTTCAAGCCGTGAAATTCATGGCATCGTACAACAAATGCGCGGTGTTTTTGCTGCCCACCGCATCCGGATCGGGAACAGCTATGTGGTAGAAAAAAACCCGGATGACAGTCTTAAATTATTTACGTACCATGTGAGCAACTCCGAATTATTTCACATTGAGCGCGATCCGGCCAAGAGCGAGTTTGCGGTTCGCAAAGAGACGCTTCAGTACGACACATTGATTAACTCTGCAATGGGAGTTATAGGATCTTCTCTTTCTCAGGCCTTTAGCGAAAAGCGACTTGGAGCAAAACTCGTCGCCGACCTTGAAAATATTTTTTCGTGGCAACTCGATTTTCGCCGTGATATTACCCCAGGAACCAGCTTCAAATTAGTGTACGAAGAAAAATGGATTGGAGATCAGCTTGATGGTACCGGCACTATCTTAGCTGCGGAAATTGTCACTCAGCGCGGCCGTTTTACTGCTTTCGCCTACACGGATCCGAATGGAAAATTTGGTTACTACAACGAAAAAGGGGAATCAATCCGCCGTATGTTCCTGAAATCGCCTGTGCAATATACGCGCGTGAGTAGTGATTTTGGCAATCGAACCCATCCTGTGACTGGCCAACGTCACTTTCATGGTGGGGTTGATTTAGCGGCGCCCACAGGAACTCCTGTGTATGCCGTCGCCGACGGGATAGTCGACTATCGTGGCTACAACGGAAACGCCGGCAACATGATTACGCTAACACATTCTAACAGCTATAAGACGCAATATTTGCACCTGAGCGGTTATGCTCCGCGCGTACGCCAAGGGGCGCGCATCAAGCAAGGCGAACTGATTGGTTACGTGGGATCAACCGGCAGATCAACTGGGCCGCACTTGGATTTCCGCATCGCCAAAGGCGACAAATATATAGACCCAATGCATATCCCTTCGCATTCTGTTGATCCAGTTCCCGCGAAGTATCTCGCTGACTTTCGCTCACAACGCGGTACACTCCAAGCAAAATTGAATGAGTTGAACGTCAAGACCGCCGACGCGACCCGTCGCTAA
- a CDS encoding vitamin K epoxide reductase family protein, producing the protein MARLLVINFSILGFAFCVLNAFGADIACITDGCQIYSNYTIFGFSVYFYGAAGFALIAITGLLFPRGRTAHALFVLLVALMVAGDALFLIYQYFYWFCMSCMVVAALIGLIGLAALSVSAHLRSKWFYSIFSIWAFFFFVATFGLIKEIFLTPIPSYGSKEALVQIYVSPSCPACKTLALNVLQRPELLQQSAFYLVPKSDDDSLLIAGFYQDVATGATEKMALETLFSNPLRVSETAITSEQRFIEQVNTMAMARIGAKSIPVVIAPGLIFEPSTPSVNSISPTPSFLQGILQQAPPTNAVGFSAGCSFQQNSTDSADCNEN; encoded by the coding sequence ATGGCTCGTTTACTGGTAATTAATTTCAGCATCCTTGGTTTTGCCTTTTGTGTGTTAAATGCTTTCGGCGCTGATATTGCCTGCATTACGGATGGCTGTCAGATCTACTCGAACTACACTATTTTCGGTTTTTCTGTGTACTTCTACGGTGCCGCAGGGTTCGCACTGATTGCGATAACCGGACTTCTTTTCCCGCGTGGACGAACCGCTCATGCGTTGTTTGTCTTGTTGGTGGCGCTCATGGTAGCGGGTGACGCCCTGTTTTTGATATACCAATATTTTTACTGGTTCTGTATGAGTTGTATGGTGGTTGCCGCGCTTATTGGGTTGATTGGGTTGGCAGCGCTTTCGGTATCTGCGCACCTGAGAAGTAAGTGGTTTTACAGTATCTTCAGTATCTGGGCGTTTTTCTTTTTTGTCGCTACCTTTGGCTTAATCAAAGAGATTTTCCTTACCCCAATTCCAAGTTATGGTTCCAAAGAGGCTTTGGTTCAGATTTACGTTTCGCCATCGTGTCCGGCGTGTAAAACCTTGGCACTCAATGTGTTACAGCGTCCTGAGCTGCTCCAGCAGAGCGCATTTTATCTCGTTCCAAAAAGTGATGACGATTCACTGCTCATTGCCGGTTTTTATCAGGACGTAGCAACGGGAGCGACAGAGAAAATGGCGCTCGAGACATTGTTCAGCAACCCTCTGCGTGTCAGCGAGACGGCTATTACGTCCGAGCAACGATTTATTGAGCAGGTGAATACGATGGCAATGGCGCGCATCGGTGCCAAATCTATCCCGGTTGTCATTGCACCAGGATTAATTTTTGAGCCGAGTACCCCTTCGGTGAATTCTATAAGCCCAACACCTTCTTTTCTGCAAGGAATCTTGCAGCAGGCGCCACCAACGAATGCCGTCGGTTTTAGCGCAGGGTGTTCATTCCAGCAAAATAGTACTGACTCAGCCGATTGTAACGAGAATTGA